The genome window GTCACGCCCATGCGCAGAATGCCTGGCTGCAGCTGCGCCAGGTCGGCGAGACCGTGAGTTTGAGTATCGAAGACGATGGCCGGGGTTTCTGCGGCGCCGTCGACCAGCGCGAACACCACGGCCTGACCATCATGGACGAACGCGCCCGCAGCCTGCACGGCCAGCTTGAGATCAGCCCACGCGAGCCCCAGGGTACCCGCGTGCAATTACGTTTCCAGCCGGAATTCCTCGGCCACACCCTACAAGGCAGCACCTCATGAACGTCCCTCTTCGCCACCGGATCCTGCTGGTCGACGACCACCCGATGATGCGCCACGGCATGCGCCAGATTCTCGAACTGGAAGACGACCTGCACGTGGTCGGCGAGGCCGGCAACGGCCAGGAAGCCCTCGACCAGATCGCCAGCCTGCAACCGGACCTGGTACTGCTGGACAACAACATGCCGCACATGAACGGCCTGGAAACCCTGCGTCGCCTGCGGGCCATGGACTACGCGGGCAAGGTGTTGCTGTTTACCGTGTCCGACGCTGAAGACGATATTCGCGATGCGCTGCGCCTGGATGCCAATGGGTATCTGCTCAAGGACATGGAACCGGAATTGGTGGTCGAGTTTATCCGTGATGCGTTGCATGGCGCTTTGGTGATCAGCCCTGGCCTGACCAGGGTCCTGGCCCAGGCGTTGCGCTCGCCGCAGCCCCATGCGGCGGTGGAATTGACTGAGCGGGAGCGGCAGGTGTTGAAGACGATTGCCAGTGGCTACAGCAACAAGGTGATCGGGCATAAGTTGGGGATTACCGAGGGGACGGTGAAGGTGCATGTGAAGAATTTGCTGCATAAGCTGGGGTTGAGGTCGCGGGTGGAGGCGGCGGTTTGGGCGATGGAGCATTTGAGGCAGGTGGGGTGAGTTTTTTTTGAGGTTGAGGGGTGTGAGTACATATCCGTTATTTAGGTAACGGCTGCTGACGGTTCCGCTCTTACAGCGGCTCACTTTTGAAAAGCGCAAAAGTAAGCAAAACGCTCTTGCCCCAACACTCGGCACCTCGCCTAGGCTCGGTGTGCCCGCACTCCGGCTTGAATCCGTGGGCCGCCGTCATGGGCCATCCTTGGCCCAGGACGGCTAACCCGGCGTCCTGCCGGGTTACCCACGGATTCAAGCCTGCGTTCGGCCAGCGTGTTTGACGGGGCGCCCCAGATCAAGATCAAGAGCGACTCGCTGCGCATCGTAGATACGTTTTTTGTTCTGTGTAACCCACTTACTGTGGTGAGCGGGCTTGCCCCGCGTTGGGCTGCGAAGCAGCCCTGAAACCAGTGAGGGCGCCGCGTTCATTCTGGTTTCCCGCGTCATCGTTAACGACCTTCGCGGGCAAGCCAGCTCCTACAGGGGAGCGCGTACGCTTCGACGATCCGGTCGGCTACCAGGCCGCCGCGCTTTGATTTTGATCTTAGGCGCCCCGTCAAACACGCTGGCCGGAATTCGGCAGGGATTTGGGGGGTAAACCGGCAGGGATGCCGGTTTAGCCGCCCCGCGCCATGGATGGCGCGTGGCGGCGGCCCCCCAAATCACTGTCGGATTACGGGCATACCGAGCCTAGGCGAGGTACCGAGTGTTGGGGCAAGAGCGTTTTGCTTACTTTTGCGCTGTTCAAAAGTGAGCCGCCGTAAGGGCGGAACCAATAGCCGCCGTTACCGAAGAAACGGATATGCGCACCGTGATAACCCCAGCGAGGCATATCCCAAACCCCGGCGCTCGGATGCCGTCAGGTCGCAAGCCCCCGCCCCGCCCGCTCAAGATTGCGCCACAACCAGGGCGGCAAGACATCCGGGTCGAGGCTGTCAATCAGGTTCTTCAAGCCCAACCCCAGCTCCGTGTCCCCTTCGATCACCAGGCGCCGCCGGAAGAACAACGTATCCGGGTCTTCCTGTCGACTGGCCAGCAACAAGAACTCGCGCCAATTGCCGCTGATGGTCACCTGGGCCTGCGCCTTCGGCGCAATCCGCAACCCGTTCCGCGCCAATGTCAGGTACCAGCACAAGCCCAGGTCCGGAATGCGCAGGCACAGCCAGCGCCCGCGCAGCAGGTCAAAACCACCGTCGCGCAGCGGCTCGGCCAGGCAGCGGTTGAGCCCCTGTTGCAACGCCAGGCGCTGCACCGCGAAAGGCATAAGGCGAATCAGCGGCAACACCCGGTCAGCACCCTTGAGCAACCATTGCTTGTGATTCAACACAACCCCACCTCCTCGACCCGCAACATCCCCGCCTGCCCATGCCAGTAACCGTTGCAGCCACTCACCAGCAACGGTGGCGTGGCACCCTGGCGCACCTGGTCGAAGGCACGCACCACCTCGGTCATACCCTCGGCCCGTGGGCTCAGGCGCAACAGGTCGGCGCCACAGGCCACCAAGCCGGGGTAGTCCGCCAGCAAGTTGGTCACGTCCGCGGACATCGTCTGAATCCCATTCAAGGTAAACAGCGCCTGCCCCTCCTGGCTGGTCAACGCCATGCCATCCGGGTAGTTGATGCAGCAAAACTGGCAGTCGTCCTTGGGCCGGTTTTCCGCACGGGCGGTGAAACAGCGCGCCGAATACGCCAGGGGCAGATGGCCGTAGGCGAAGATCTCCACCTCGGGCAGCGGCCGTCCCAGTTCGCGGACCTGCTCCAGCACATCGGCGATCAGGCCGTGGGAGCATTCCACTGGCGGCACCCAGCGTTGCATGCCTGCGTCGAGCAGCTGCACCAGCGCGTGGCCGTTGTAGAGGTTGAGCGCCGGGCCACCGACAAAGGGCACTTTGCGCTCGATCAGCAACTGCACGGCGCCCATGTCGTTGGCCTCCACCAGCAACTCGCCGTT of Pseudomonas azotoformans contains these proteins:
- the narL gene encoding two-component system response regulator NarL, translating into MNVPLRHRILLVDDHPMMRHGMRQILELEDDLHVVGEAGNGQEALDQIASLQPDLVLLDNNMPHMNGLETLRRLRAMDYAGKVLLFTVSDAEDDIRDALRLDANGYLLKDMEPELVVEFIRDALHGALVISPGLTRVLAQALRSPQPHAAVELTERERQVLKTIASGYSNKVIGHKLGITEGTVKVHVKNLLHKLGLRSRVEAAVWAMEHLRQVG
- the ubiT gene encoding ubiquinone anaerobic biosynthesis accessory factor UbiT; translated protein: MLNHKQWLLKGADRVLPLIRLMPFAVQRLALQQGLNRCLAEPLRDGGFDLLRGRWLCLRIPDLGLCWYLTLARNGLRIAPKAQAQVTISGNWREFLLLASRQEDPDTLFFRRRLVIEGDTELGLGLKNLIDSLDPDVLPPWLWRNLERAGRGLAT
- a CDS encoding U32 family peptidase, which translates into the protein MKLSLGPVLFYWDKEQLGRFYADMAALPLDVIYLGETVCAKRRALNLDQWLGLGRELQACSPAQIVLSSLTLIEAASELSSLRRLCDNGELLVEANDMGAVQLLIERKVPFVGGPALNLYNGHALVQLLDAGMQRWVPPVECSHGLIADVLEQVRELGRPLPEVEIFAYGHLPLAYSARCFTARAENRPKDDCQFCCINYPDGMALTSQEGQALFTLNGIQTMSADVTNLLADYPGLVACGADLLRLSPRAEGMTEVVRAFDQVRQGATPPLLVSGCNGYWHGQAGMLRVEEVGLC